In Monomorium pharaonis isolate MP-MQ-018 chromosome 3, ASM1337386v2, whole genome shotgun sequence, a genomic segment contains:
- the LOC105828302 gene encoding transcription initiation factor TFIID subunit 5 codes for MDNDKSTMLAVLQLLKKYNLKGTEELFRKEANLTDISIDDAQQSDSDVTSVLSAYKSEGDPAQYEKAYSELKKFVEGSLDIYKHELGTILYPVLVHMYLELVYNNHSKEAKQLMEKFSGNLEEYYQDDLKRLSNVTKREQMAGNELTDTFKSNQFIIRMSRDTLSILKRHLQEKKHSVLLNIIQEHLYFDMYEGVARNKQQIEATSGAMVGEATRQDNKAKVYYGLLKEPDIQCVAPAEEEEDDTGGGDGDKPKKKKAKKDPLFSKKTKSDPNAPPVGRMPLPNLKDADKMEKVKALREASKRVILGPDTLPSICFYTMLNTVYTVTAAEVAEDSSLLATGFSDSGIKVWSLVPQKLRLMKTGEQLQDINREAEDVLVRMMDERTSETARNLYGHSGPIYSLSFSPDRNLLLSSSEDTTIRLWSLHTWTCVVCYKGHLFPVWYVRFSPHGYYFASASNDKTARLWATDSHQPLRIFAGHYSDVDVIQFHPNSNYVASGSSDMTVRLWDCVTGSQVRLMTGHKGPIFSLAFSTEGRFLASAGADYRVLVWDLAHGHLVAALSGHTANIHCLSFSRDGNILVSGSLDYTLKLWDFTKLAEEMSLEDVNVSHNPDVKTNSESYLLRTFATKNTSILALHFSRRNLLLGVGMFEST; via the exons atgGATAACGACAAGAGTACCATGCTCGCTGTTTTGCAGCTTTTgaagaaatacaatttaaaa GGAACCGAAGAATTGTTTAGAAAGGAAGCTAACCTAACCGATATTTCAATTGATGATGCTCAACAATCCGATTCCGATGTGACTAGCGTCCTTTCCGCTTATAAAAGTGAGGGAGATCCTGCGCAATATGAGAAAGCCTACAGCGAATTGAAAAAGTTTGTAGAAGGATCTTTGGACATTTATAAG cATGAGTTGGGCACCATATTGTATCCAGTTTTGGTACATATGTATCTGGAATtagtttataataatcattcCAAAGAAGCAAAGCAACTTATGGAAAAGTTCAGTGGAAATTTAGAAGAATATTATCAGGATGACTTGAAGAGATTATCCAATGTAACAAAACGAGAGCAAATGGCAGGAAACGAATTAACTGACACTTTTAA ATCTAATCAGTTTATAATCAGAATGTCGCGCGATACGCTTTCGATATTAAAACGACATTTGCAAGAAAAGAAACATAGTGTTTTATTAAACATCATACAGGAACATCTTTACTTTGATATGTACGAGGGCGTTGCTCGTAATAAACAGCAGATAGAAGCAACATCTGGAGCTATGGTTGGAGAGGCTACAAGgcaag ATAACAAGGCCAAAGTCTATTACGGACTTCTGAAGGAACCTGATATTCAGTGTGTTGCACCAGccgaagaagaggaagatgATACAGGTGGCGGAGATGGAGATAaaccaaagaaaaaaaaggctAAGAAAGATCCGTTGTTTTCAAAGAAGACAAAATCTGATCCGAATGCACCACCTGTCGGCAGAATGCCATTGCcaaatct AAAAGATGCAGACAAAATGGAAAAAGTAAAAGCATTGAGGGAAGCATCAAAGAGAGTTATTCTTGGACCTGACACATTACCatctatatgtttttatacaatGTTAAACACTGTTTATAC tgtAACAGCAGCAGAAGTAGCAGAAGATTCAAGTTTATTAGCTACTGGATTTAGTGATTCTGGCATAAAAGTATGGAGTTTAGTCCCACAAAAATTGAGGTTGATGAAAACGGGTGAACAATTACAAGACATCAATAGAGAAGCAG AGGATGTATTGGTTAGAATGATGGATGAAAGGACGTCTGAGACTGCAAGAAATCTTTATGGTCACAGTGGACCAATTTATAGTTTGTCATTTAGTCCAGATAGAAATCTTCTGCTTTCATCATCAGAGGATACTACAA TAAGGCTGTGGTCACTGCACACATGGACATGTGTTGTTTGTTACAAAGGCCATTTATTTCCCGTGTGGTACGTAAGATTCTCACCACACGGTTACTACTTTGCAAGTGCCTCGAATGACAAAACCGCCAGATTATGGGCGACTGATTCTCATCAACCTTTACGAATATTTGCTGGCCATTATTCAGATGTTGAT gtaATTCAGTTTCATCCAAATTCAAATTATGTTGCAAGCGGTTCAAGCGATATGACCGTAAGATTATGGGATTGTGTAACTGGCAGTCAAGTTCGATTGATGACTGGACATAAAGGACCGATTTTTTCTTTAGCTTTCTCAACAGAAGGGCGCTTTTTAGCATCAGCCGGTGCGGATTATCGCGTGCTTGTATGGGATTTGGCACATGGCCATCTTGTCGCAGCCTTATCCGGCCATACGGCTAATATTCATTGTCTATCGTTTAGTCGAGATGGCAATATTTTAGTCTCag GTTCTTTAGATTATACACTAAAATTGTGGGACTTTACAAAATTAGCGGAAGAGATGAGTTTAGAAGATGTCAATGTTTCACACAATCCAGATGTGAAAACTAATTCGGAATCTTACCTGCTACGtacttttgcaacaaaaaatacGTCTATTCTAGCATTACATTTTTCACGTAGAAATTTACTACTGGGTGTCGGGATGTTTGAATCAACATAA